GCTGAATCAGGCGACTGATTCAGTCGCATCATTCTGACCACTACATGTCAGTAACTGGGCTGTTGAGCCAGAGTGGACAACTAGCGATTATAGGGACTTCCCTACAGTAGTGAAAGTGAAACCGACGGACGGAGCCGCGGGCGATGTCCGTTTCGAGTTACTCGTCGGTCGGCGTGATCCGAACTTGATCGTCAACGTAGTAGATACGCCCCCGATTGTCGAGCATGTCAAGCGCGTGGGCGGCATCGGACTCGGTGTATCGGTCATCCTCGGCAAGCAGTGCTTTTGCATCGGCTTTCGCGAGGCCATCTCTCTCGTCGTCTCTGCCGCCGACCGCCTCAGTCAGGACAGTGAGGGCATCGTCGGCGAACGGCGGGAGTCGCCGCTCTCGGTCCATGCAGGCGGTTTGACTCGACGACTATGTATCTGTACCTGTATCAGATGATCTCACGATACCGTTTGGCGATACCGAAATAGGACCGGGAATTCCAGATGAATACGATCCTCGTGTGCCTGAGAAGCGCTACGCGACGTACTCGATGGTGACAGACGGATGATTGTGAGTTTCGGGAACGCATGTAGCAAACGCCTCGTCATTCGTCAGAATCGCTGGTTCTCGTTCGCTGTGCTTGGCAGCGAGGACGAGAATGGGGACATCCTTCGGTGTTCTGAGCGGCGTGAGCGAGTGCTGAGAGGACTGCGATAGATGGGGCGTGCCTTCTGGGCCAACCATCCACCTGCGAAAGCCCGCACAGCGCGCTGTGCGCGCGAGCAGGACCGTGGAGGTGGGTCGGGAGTGGAGGGTGGGTACGCAGTCGGGCTTTGGCCGGCCCTCCGCCGGGATTCTTCGGCGGTGCTGTCGCGGTCGCTGTCTCAACCGCGCGCGAGAAACGCGCGTGCTGGGTCAGTGCGGTGCAGTAGGTTCTGCGACGACCGCCAGTGCCCTCTTATCGCTGCTCATGATCCTTATCCTGCCAGCGCCGCGGCGGGGGCAGATAGTTAGGCCAAGGAATAAAAACAGATTCACATCTCATTTCGAACTCCCTGTAACAGCCGGGGTAATTTTATAAATGCAGACATCAAACTCGGAGAAATGGGACAGCGCGCTGTTCTAACGGGTGCCATCGCACAGGCAATCATTTTCGTGATCTTCCTCACCATCATCCACCCCCCACCATATCTATATCTCGCAGCACCCATCGCCGCCGGCATTGTCAGCGCACCGCTAAGTAATCAGTACGAGAAGGAATACATCGACACCGGCAAGGCAGCAATAGTCGGAACGCTGCTTTCGCTTGTGGCTCTGGTCCTCATCGCGTGGTGGAACACAGCAATGCTTCCTCCCTCGTTCCAGATCGATCTAACCTTCCTTACACTCGCAATCGGATTAGGAATCGCTATTGTTGCGCTGCCAATAGCTGTACTTCTCAGCGCGAGCAGCGGCCATATAACACTAACAGCCTTAGAGAGTCAGCCGAGGTAATATCACATCGGATCAGAACACGTTCTACAGGACTTTAGCCATCCTGCTAGTTCTTATCCCACCCGGTCAGTAGGCTCTCCCTTCGTTGGAGGGTAGCACTCCAACATGATCGCCTCAACACACCTCGTATCCGGCGTGAAATCTGTCGCAGTTAGGGGACAACCCTGACACCACCACCCTGTCAATAGCCACTTGGTTTCTGACAGGGTAGCGCTCCGGCGTGATCGGTGGAGAACACCCGGTTGGTCCCAACAGCCATATGTCGAAAGATCATACGTTGAGTAATGTCGGCCAATTCAACGGAACCGGGTGGGAGTCTATATTCTCGACTTCCAGACAGCGTGAAACTCGGACTTGTACTGATTAGTTTCGTGTACGCTGTAGCGATATGGACCGACACGATCAACGACCCAATTCCAAATGATCTGTGGGCAGTCGTGTGGTTCACGGTGGCCATTGGCCTACTCGTGCGTACTGTGCGTCTGACTATAGGGATCAGGAGTCTAATTCATAGTCTCAGAGCGCGTATAGGCTGTTATGACGAAGCGAGGAGAGAAATTGGCCGGTATCGACGAGGAGCAGTTGCGCCAGCAACTGCGAACGGAACGTGATCCGAAGGCGATAAAACGCTTGATTGCAGCTCTCGAATACAAATCAGGCCTCTCACCCGCCAAGATCCAGCACAAATACGGCTGGCATGAACAGACTGTCTACGATTGGCTCGACATTGTCGCCGAGCGCGATCCCGTCGCGCTCGGCGACCGCCCTCGTGGTGGCAGTTCTTCTCGGCTTACGGATGACCAATGGGACGAACTGACGGCGACGCTGGCGGCGTCGCCGTCGGAAGAAGGTATCGACGCTCCAGCCTGGAGGCCGCCGCTTGTCCGCGATTACATTGCCGAGATCTTCGACGTTGAGTACTCTTCGGCGCACATGTATCGCGTGATGAAGAAGGCCGGGCTGTCAGTCCAGACAGCCCGGCCGATCCACTACGAGGCTGACCCAGCCGAGCAACGACGCTGGCGCACGGAATTGAAAAAAAGTGGCCGACGCTGAAGGCGGATGGCTTCACAATCGTCGCCATCGATCAGCACTCCGAGGCGGTGGCGACCGAACAAAAGCCCGACTGGTTCCCGGTGAACTCACGCCCGAGACTGCCGGTCTCGGGCGTTCGTGACAAGATGAACATGCTGGGAGCAGTCACTGACGAGGGCGAGCGCTTCATCGCTCTCACACCGAATCGATTCAACGCCGAGGTTGCGAAACATTTCCTCCGAGCGATCCAGCATGAGTTCGGCGAGAGGCTCGTGATCGTCCTGGACAACGCGAGCTATTTCATCGCGAAGACGCTGAAGAAGCAGGCCGCCGCCGACGGCCTGCTTCTGGAGTTCCTGCCGTCGCATTCGCCGGAACTGAATCCGCTCGAAAATTGCTGGCGGCAGCTGAGAGACGGTCGAGCCAATCGGCTGTTTCTGACGCTCGATGACGTCAAAGAATACCTTTCGACAGCTCTGCCAGCACTCAACTCACCGCAAATCTATGAGTATCTCTGCTGATGCCTATAGACAGTCGTGAAGAATTCACGCTCTGTATCTACCACCCTGTCGATACTCATTTGCTTGCTGACAGGCTGTCAGTAGCCCCACCTCATTCAATACGGAATCCCCTGTCAGCAAGAGCGGTCGTTTCCCGACTGATTTTCACTCCGAACGAGGGGTGTCGTCGCGCCGATCACGCCGGAACGCCACCGTCAGAAGTCAAGTGGCTGCTTGTAGGCCAGAGATAGATATATGTCACTGGCACAATGATCAATAGCATGGTTTCAAAGCCTACCCAACAGACGCTAGGCACTGCTTGGACGATGGTCGTCGTCGGAATTTCGACGCTTCTGATAATACTCGCCTCCAGCAGCGACGGAGCCGTCTGGGGTATGCTTGGAGTGGTCGTTGGAACCGGCTGCGCGCTGCTCGGGCTATATGCTGGACAAAATGGGAATGGCGATCCGGCCCGTGCGTGTCAGAGTTAGAGGACGATTGCGACAGCTACATTTCGATACCGGGGTGCTGCCGNCCGGCCCGTGCGTGTCAGAGTTAGAGGACGATTGCGACAGCTACATTTCGATACCGGGGTGCTGCCGCGCCGATCACGCCACCGGGACCCTGTAAACAGGGGAGTGGCTGCTGACAGGGTGGTACACCAAGACTGCCTAACGGGTCTCATTCGGTTGTATGCCTGATTCACATTGAACTGGTTATAAGTTGGAAGAGGATTGTGAGTCGGTATGAGGAGAAGAAACCTATTGGTGTCGCTCGCTGTGGTTGCTGCCGTTTTGATTCTTGTAATAGTCGTGTTTGGGGTGTTCACTAACGGATTTTTTGAAGAAGACCAAGCAGGATCAGCGCAGGAGAGTCTTGATGTCACTGAATTCAAAACGATGGGGATTAGTTGTGAGGGGAACAGCTTACCTGGAATCACTAGAATGGTGGGGAATGCGACGGGAGAGCATCAGACTTCGAGCGTGATTACTGGGAACGTTCCTGTTCCGAATCGGAACGCGACATTGATGCGTCCAAAGGTGAGGAAGCTTCCAACACATTACATAATTAATGTCACAAGCTCTGGTGCTCCCGTTGACCAAAGTGGACGAGAATGTAGCGCGGAATATAGAATGAATTACACTATCCCGCATGGAGGCACGGACATGTACACGGTCACAGTGCTTCATAATGGCCAATTCGCCATGCAAGACTACAACTCTCGGTTCAACAACGGTTCTATAGTGAGTGGAACTTTCGGCTAACGAGGCTTCTCGGACCTGTTTAGTATGGGTTCTCACGGCCCACAGGAAGCCGTCGGGGCTGGCGGGATGAGAATGATCGTGGAAGCCCGTGGAGGGTGTCTCTCACGCAACTCCACGGAGTTTCACGCCGACAGAACGCCGGTCCTCGATTGATACACGAGACGCCCGAACTCGTGTGTATATCCGCCGCCGAACCTCTCTCGTTCGTGTCCACGCTCCGAGAGACGTCAGACGGGCGGTCGACAGACGCACGACAGCGTGACGGTTGCTCGATTGAGCAGCACGGTTTTGAGAGGGTCGTGTGTACGAGAGGGTCATACGAATCCGAACCGACGGCAAGTTCGCCTACCGCAAGGAACTCGTCGACGACGTCGCCGACCTACTCGGTGAAAACACGCGCGTCGGTGCGATCGAGGCCAGCACCGAGCTCACCCAGGCCATGATCCCGGCGCTCGAACGGGCGGTCGAGCACGAGGACATGACGCCGGGGCTCGCGGAGATTCTCTCGACGCGGGTGGGCGTACAAGGTCTCGGCCGACGTGAACGTGCGCGAGTAGGTTCTACCGCGATCGAGAGCCCCCTTTTGGCTGTATAGGGTGTCATAGAACTCTTCACATACCTCACCAGCGGCCCGAGAAACAGTGTCTGACAAGCAGCCAGTATCACCGAGATTCAGAGCCGGCCGTAGCGTACCTCTTGAGCGACATCCGAAAACCATGCCAACCATTCTATGACACCCTAGCTGTAGCCAAACGGGTCTCTTTCGCATCACTCACCGGGGCTCGGCGGCCGCTGCGACGGCTGGACGTGGGCGGCGTCAGGCGGGGTCCATCCAGCCCTCAGAGAGCCGATCCCAGCACTCCGCGTGGAAAGCGTATTCCCTAACACCGTTCGGGTCGCTCGTCCGGATGTGCTCTGCCTCGACCCGCACGTGGTCGATGTCCCCCTCGAAGCGCGCGCCGCAAATGGCACAGTGCATCGTCGTCATTGACCGTCTGTTTCAGTCTGACAGGCGGCGAACGTGCTCAATCTTCCGGGCAGTCATCGAGCAACCCGTCGGGCGGTGGCGGGTGGTCGCATTTACCGGCGACGTGATATAGTGTTTAGCAGAAGTTCCCATACTTTCTCTTAGCATATCCCTCATAGGGTCGGCTAAAAATCTTTACCGATCAAGATGGTAGACTGATGGAATGGGTCGGCTCGACGATATTACTCTGGAAGAACTCCACGAAGTGCGTGAGCAAACGAAGGGCGAGAAGCCGCGAGAACGCGTTCTCGCGGCGATCGGGCGCAAGCAGGGTGCTCAGATCGATACCCTCGCTGAACGACACGGCGTTGTCGAGAAAACCATCCGCAACTGGCTCGATCGGTTTGCCGAGCAACCGATCGAGCAGGCTCCCTACGACGCTCCTCGTCCTGGTGGTCCTTCAAAACTCACCACAGAACAGCGTGAGCACCTCGAAGAGGTACTCCAAGACTCACCTACCGAGTTGGGCTATGACCAACAGGCCTGGTCGCCGAAGCTCCTCCTCCATTATGTCGTCCGTGAGTATGACGTTGAATACAGCGATCGCCATGCACGCTATCTGTTGACCGAGGCTGGGCTGTCCTGGCGGACAGCCCGGCCTCGCAACCACGAAGCCGATCCTGAAGAAGAAGCAGAGTTCCAAGCGACAGTCGAAAAAAACGCCCCGAACTAGCCGAAAAGACAGTCGTTGTCGTCGACCAGTTCACCAAGCGTGTTGGCACGGTTCAACGGCATGGATGGTATCCGATCGGCTCGGATCCAACGATAGAGACCTCGAATTCCTGGGACAAGGTGACAGTGCTTGGCGCTGTCACCGACGACGGTGAGAGCTTCTACTGCTGGACGGAAGAAAATCTCACACGATACCACGGAATTCGCTTGTTAGAAGCACTCCAGGAGGAATTCGGCGAAGAGTTGGTAGTGTTTCTTGATCGTGCAGGCTACTTCTATGCGAGGGATCTCTGGGAGTTCGTGAGTGGTGAGCGCGAGACCGAAACTGTCGGGGACAGTTCGGTCTCGTGCGTGCGCGGAGAGAAGCTGGCGGTCTGGTACTTCCCATCGAAACTCCCCGAACTCAATCCAGTGGAGGGCTGCTGGAACCAGCTCTACGAGTGGTTCAAGCACCGGCTGATTCCGGATCTCTCAACACTGAAAGCGTCCATTCTGGGAGGAATCGATGCAATCGATGAACCGAACATCTGGAACTATCTCTGCTCAACTGAGGGGTAAAGATTCGTCACCGACCCTATCACTACCTGTCAGAAACGGCGTGCAAGATACAGCGCGCAAATCGATCGAAGCCGATGCTGATATAACAAAGCATAGCAACTATCTACCCTAACTGAGACCCTCATCCCCCTATTATAATGAAATGAATGTGTCTAATAGCCCTGACCGACTCAAGATCCAGAGCCAAAAACTCCTCCTTATCGTTGGGTATCTCGCGCTTGCGACCGGCATTTTAATTGCCTACACTGATCCGACGACGGACTACGAGGTTTCGATCTACAGCGCGACTCCCGTCGGGTTCTGGCTCGGTCTCGCCGTTGCACTTCTGGTTGCAGTAACCGTTGCTCTTTCTGCGCCAAAGGGGTACGTCAGCCTCGCTGGACTGTGCCTCGGTGGAAGTGCAATCGTCGCACTCGCGGGGCTCCCCATTATTCGAGGGTACTTCTTCTACGGATCGGCAGACGGACTGACCCACCTCGGCTGGACGAAAGACCTCTTCACTGGGGCAATGAGTGCCTTCGGGGATTTCTACCCCGGTATCCACACTGTTGCCCTGTTCGTACACGGGATCATCGGCGGAACGATTCCTCGGGCGATGTTGTTCGTCGTACTGTCGTGTGTGGTCGCCTATCTGGTGTTCATTCCTCTCTGCGTGCGCTCGCTGACTGCTCGTCGTGGTGCGATGGTACTTGCTGGACTCGCTGGACTGTTGCTGTTGCCGATCAACCACCTCGGGATGAACTACATGACGCCTCATCCCATTACTAATTCAATTCTTCTGACGCCAGTGATCGTGTACGTCCTGATCAACTACCTCACAGCTCCCTCTCAGCTGTTTGAACGACGGCTTCCAGTATCGGCGGTGGGGGCGATGTTCGTCATTGTACTTAGCGGGATCGTACTCTACCACTCACAACAAGCCGCAAATCTGATCTTCTTCTTCGGAGCGATCTCGGCCGTACAGTTCATTTATCGGTCGATCCGTCCGAACAGTCGTGTCGCCGACCACCGGACATTGTACGGTCCGACGGCAGTTCTCATCGGAGCAATTATGCTTTGGTCGGTTGGGCGGAGTCGGTTCGATGATACGGTGGATGCTGTGCTTCGTGAACTGTTCAGTTTTCTTCGTGGGGGAGCTGATCTCGGCGCGAGTACAGCCAGCCAGGGCAGTTCGTTAACTGCCGCCGGTGGCAGTCTGCCGGAGATGTTTCTCAAACTGTTCGGGGTGAGTGCGGTGTTCGTGGCTCTTGCAGGGATCATCATGATTGTGAGCCTTTTCCGTCGGTCACGGGAGACGTCGGATACAACGATTCTGATCCGATACTTCACCGCAGGCCTCGTCGTGTTGGTGCCGTACTCGCTCGTTTTCTACATCGGTAGCATCTCGGGACTGTTCTTTCGGAACCTGGGGCTCATCATGGTGTTTTCGACGATCCTCGGCTCGATCGCGCTCAATCGATATCTCTCGGGACTGTCGGAGTACGTCTCGATGAGTACCGTTCGGCGAGCAACAGGCGTAGCAATGGCGGTGATGCTCTTGCTGTCAGTGGTGATCGTCTATCCCTCTCCCTACCTCTTCTTGCCAAACGACCAGGTGACTGAAAATCAGATGGATGGCTATCAGTACGCATTCAATCACACCGAGCAAGACCTCTCGATCTATAGCCTCCGGGAAGGTCCGTGGCGGTACAAGCAGGGGGTATTCGGCGTTGAAAATACGAACATCCGAAAGAACGGATTGGGCATTCCTGAGGAGAATCTGAGCTCTCTTGCCGGTCGAACAGCAGAGGATCGGTATCTAATAGTGA
The window above is part of the Halococcus salifodinae DSM 8989 genome. Proteins encoded here:
- a CDS encoding winged helix-turn-helix domain-containing protein, coding for MAGIDEEQLRQQLRTERDPKAIKRLIAALEYKSGLSPAKIQHKYGWHEQTVYDWLDIVAERDPVALGDRPRGGSSSRLTDDQWDELTATLAASPSEEGIDAPAWRPPLVRDYIAEIFDVEYSSAHMYRVMKKAGLSVQTARPIHYEADPAEQRRWRTELKKSGRR
- a CDS encoding IS630 family transposase; this translates as MKADGFTIVAIDQHSEAVATEQKPDWFPVNSRPRLPVSGVRDKMNMLGAVTDEGERFIALTPNRFNAEVAKHFLRAIQHEFGERLVIVLDNASYFIAKTLKKQAAADGLLLEFLPSHSPELNPLENCWRQLRDGRANRLFLTLDDVKEYLSTALPALNSPQIYEYLC
- a CDS encoding DUF7692 domain-containing protein — protein: MYERVIRIRTDGKFAYRKELVDDVADLLGENTRVGAIEASTELTQAMIPALERAVEHEDMTPGLAEILSTRVGVQGLGRRERARVGSTAIESPLLAV
- a CDS encoding IS630 family transposase, with amino-acid sequence MGRLDDITLEELHEVREQTKGEKPRERVLAAIGRKQGAQIDTLAERHGVVEKTIRNWLDRFAEQPIEQAPYDAPRPGGPSKLTTEQREHLEEVLQDSPTELGYDQQAWSPKLLLHYVVREYDVEYSDRHARYLLTEAGLSWRTARPRNHEADPEEEAEFQATVEKNAPN